The Clostridia bacterium DNA window AAAGAAGGCTTGACAGCCTTGGAAAATTCATAGTATACGGTTGTTTGTTAATATGTGCAATTGTTTCTGTTACCGGGATTTTGAGAGGACTTGAATTGTTCACAATGCTGCTGTCCGGAATAAGTCTTGCGGTGGCCGCAGTTCCTGAGGGCCTGCCTGCTATTGTAACTATTGCACTGGCTTTAGGGGTTCAGAGGATGTTGAAAAGGAATGCACTTATCAGAAAGCTCCCGGCTGTTGAAACATTAGGTTGTGCAAGTGTTATCTGCTCAGATAAGACAGGGACTCTTACGGAAAACAAAATGACTGTAAGAAAAATTTATGTTGCTGAAAGCATGGTAGAAGTCAAAGGGAGCGGCTTTAACTTTGATGGAAGTTTTACTGTGAACGGAAAAGAGATCAATCCGCAAAAATCAAATGCCCTGAAACTTGCCTTGGAGATAGGAGCTGTATGTAATAATGCCAAACTTTTAAAAACAAACGTCAGAGATGGGGGAGCTTTCACTAAGCTGAAATCAATAGTTTCAAGGAGTGAGAGATGGGAAACAAATGGTGACCCGACTGAAGGAGCTCTTCTTGTGGCGGCAGGGAAAGCAGGCTTAACTGTCGATGCCCTTGAAAGTATTTACTTCAGAGTAGATGAAATTCCTTTTGATTCTGATAGAAAATATATGACAGTGATTTGCAATAAGAATAAAGAGACTTTTGCCTTTACAAAAGGTGCTCCTGATGTAATTATAGAAAAATGCACCAAAATGATGACAGCAAATGGGATAATTGAGCTAAACCCAATATTAAGAAGGAGTATTTTGAAGGTTAATGACAGTATGGCGGGTGAAGCTTTAAGGGTATTGGGAGTAGCATACAGGAGGTTGGATTACGGAAGTTACAAACAGAGCGGTGCAGATCGGGATCTAATATTTGTAGGGCTTGTGGGAATGATTGATCCTCCAAGGAAAGAAGTAATAGAAGCAGTCCAAAAGTGCAAAATGGCAGGTATAAAACCTGTTATGATTACAGGGGACCATAAGATAACTGCAACTGCCATAGCAAAGGAATTGCGTATTTATTCCGACGGGGATAAAGTACTTACAGGTGCTGAGCTGGAACAGCTAGATGAAAACAGGCTTGGAAAATTGGCGGAGGAAGTATCGGTATACGCGAGGGTTTCACCAAAACATAAATTAATGATTGTCAAAGCCTTAAAAAAGCTGGGACATATTGTTGCCATGACAGGTGACGGGGTTAATGATGCTCCGGCGGTTAAGGAAGCGGATATAGGTGTTTCCATGGGCATAACAGGAACAGATGTTACAAAGGAAGCTTCTTCGATGATACTTATGGATGATAATTTTGCAACTATAGTGGCAGCGATTGAGGAAGGAAGAGTGATTTACAATAATATAAGGAAATTTATCAGGTATATGCTGGCATGTAATATAGGTGAGGTTTTGACCATGTTTCTCGGTATGCTGATTGGACTGCCTTTGCCCCTCCTGCCTATCCAGATACTGTGGGTGAACCTGGTGACTGACGGCTTGCCTGCTATTGCTCTTGGGCTGGATCCGCCTGAGAAAGATATAATGATGAGACCGCCAAGGGGGGCAAAGGAGCATATTTTCTCTAATGGACTTCTGAACCTCATATTGCTCAGGGGGATTGTCATCGGACTGAGTACTCTCGCTGTTTTCATGAGCATCATGTATTTTACTGCAGATATAGAAACAGCAAGAACCGGAGCATTTCTTACACTTGTTATGACCCAGTTGATACATGTATTTGAATGCAAATCCGAAAGAAAGAGTATTTTTGAAATACCATTGTTTAACAATATAGCACTTGTATTATCCGTGATAATATCTCTCATAATGATATTGGGTGTAATTTACATACCCTTTCTGCAGGGGGTATTCAAGACTGTAGGACTCTCCCTCAATGAGTGGATCCTGGTAATGGGTTTCTCACTGGTGGGACCTGTTGTATCCAGTTTTTTCAGAGATAAAAGACTGAGATAGGGGAGTTTAAAAGGGATCTGCCTGGCAGGTCCCTTTTATCTATGCGTCATAATACAGTTTAGATCAAGATTATGGAGGAATTTAGCAGTATACGGAGAATTTATTATCCAGAGGAGTGAACTGTTTTTCGAGGATGGAAATATTAATGATAGGGGGTATACTGCCATGTCAGGAAATCTTGCATTTCTAATTATTACGGTAGTTGGACTTTTTTCGGTATCAACTACAATAATTCTCGGTTTATTTGCCAAAAGGAAGATATACAAGTATCTGCCTGCTGCCTTTATATGCTTGTCGGCAATTGTATTCTGTATTGTTATGACTATACTTTTTTATAGCAATTATATAGGTATAGTTTATATAGTAGTATTGATGAGTACAGCTCCGGGGATTTTTCTGTCTCTGGTAACAGCGTTTTTATTTGACCTGTCAAAATATATTATGAGCAGGAAGAAGGTATCTTGAGATTGTATACAGGAAGGTTTTTAAAATTAGCAGTCCTGATCAGAAGGGAATAGTATGTGAATAAAGGAAAATATAAACTTACCAAATAGTAAACAATCAACTAGCATAATACGTTATAATAAGAAGGCTTATATGCTATAATAAATAAAAACTTATGGAGACTATTATGAAAAAAAAGCTGGTATGGTGGTTCTTGGTCATATTGTGGTGCAGCATGATTTTTTATCAGTCGGGAAAACCTGCTGTTCAGTCTGCTCAGGAAAGCGGGTATATTACACTATGGTTGAATAGATTTTTTACAGGTGTTTTTGGGGAAGGCAGTCTGGCAGTAAAAGACGGCTTTATAAGAAAATCTGCACATTTTTTTGAATACATGGTATTAGGCTGTCTTTTTTTTAATGCATTGAAAAGTTATAAAAGACTCGGACAAACCCTAGCGCTATCAATGGTTTTTTCTGTAGCATATGCCATAAGCGACGAGATTCATCAGTTTTTTGTACCTGGGCGTGCTATGAGGATTTTTGACATAGGGGTGGATTCTCTTGGCATTGCACTGGGGACAATACTTCTGTATTTTTACAGCCGCAAGCGGCTCAAAGACGTTGTTTGAGTGTTATAGGCGGTATAAATTAATCACGCTTGAAATGCAGTACAAAAACCTATATAATTGACTGTGCTATATTGTTACAAATTGTTCATAATTTATTAAAATCTATTTATCATAATGGTTATGCGGTACTTGTATTTTGAACTATGACTTGTATTCTGCCGGATTTCCGGTAGAAGCTTTTGTATGGCGGAGTATAAGGTTTTCATTATGGTGTTGGATATCTTCGAAAGTTCAACAAAAAGCAGGGGGGAAGAGGATGATAGAGATACAAAATTTGACT harbors:
- a CDS encoding VanZ family protein, giving the protein MKKKLVWWFLVILWCSMIFYQSGKPAVQSAQESGYITLWLNRFFTGVFGEGSLAVKDGFIRKSAHFFEYMVLGCLFFNALKSYKRLGQTLALSMVFSVAYAISDEIHQFFVPGRAMRIFDIGVDSLGIALGTILLYFYSRKRLKDVV
- a CDS encoding calcium-translocating P-type ATPase, SERCA-type, producing MGVIESALKSTSQKQKKYAGLTEKEARQKYEKYGPNTLSEKKKISAFKIFFEQFSDFMVIILLACTVISAFMGEMTEAITIIAIVVVNAVLGFVQEYKTEKTMEALKGLAAPTARVIRDGELLDIPAEQIVPGDLVVLETGDRVPADATLIEANSLQLDEALLTGESLPVEKHVGASAKRNDTESDKGSSVYMGTIVTSGRGKAIVNATGMFTEMGRIADLIQNIEDEQTPLQRRLDSLGKFIVYGCLLICAIVSVTGILRGLELFTMLLSGISLAVAAVPEGLPAIVTIALALGVQRMLKRNALIRKLPAVETLGCASVICSDKTGTLTENKMTVRKIYVAESMVEVKGSGFNFDGSFTVNGKEINPQKSNALKLALEIGAVCNNAKLLKTNVRDGGAFTKLKSIVSRSERWETNGDPTEGALLVAAGKAGLTVDALESIYFRVDEIPFDSDRKYMTVICNKNKETFAFTKGAPDVIIEKCTKMMTANGIIELNPILRRSILKVNDSMAGEALRVLGVAYRRLDYGSYKQSGADRDLIFVGLVGMIDPPRKEVIEAVQKCKMAGIKPVMITGDHKITATAIAKELRIYSDGDKVLTGAELEQLDENRLGKLAEEVSVYARVSPKHKLMIVKALKKLGHIVAMTGDGVNDAPAVKEADIGVSMGITGTDVTKEASSMILMDDNFATIVAAIEEGRVIYNNIRKFIRYMLACNIGEVLTMFLGMLIGLPLPLLPIQILWVNLVTDGLPAIALGLDPPEKDIMMRPPRGAKEHIFSNGLLNLILLRGIVIGLSTLAVFMSIMYFTADIETARTGAFLTLVMTQLIHVFECKSERKSIFEIPLFNNIALVLSVIISLIMILGVIYIPFLQGVFKTVGLSLNEWILVMGFSLVGPVVSSFFRDKRLR